Genomic window (Ostrea edulis chromosome 9, xbOstEdul1.1, whole genome shotgun sequence):
aaaacataatCCGTAGTCTTATTTGTTGGATAAGAAATAAAGATGGTTATTCCCCTTCTCCTACGCCCTTGTGTTATACAAACAAGTTTTAAAGATTTACAGGTATAATGCTAAAGTTTTCAAATCCTCCTCataaacatctacatgtaaatgtgcacTGTGTACCATATACAATAACGGCCAGCTACCTCCTTTTTACAGTCCATCAACCATCGATCATTGGCAATTTCCTCCAATCTTACACTTTCTCATTTTCTCGCAAGCACTATATTCATTGTTCTTGAAAGTTTATTAGATATTGGCACAATAACAATCGCTACCATCGTAAGTTCCCATTGTAGCTTTCTACACATCATGCCAGACTAGAAACAATAATTTTTTCCACCATGTGGTGTTTGTGGTATCTTTGCTACATTCGCTATTTTGGTGACGGTAGCCAGGATTATACTTCACTGCTTTATTCATTTACTCAATAAATAATCTTACAAAGGTTTAGATAAAAGGGCTTAATCAAAACTCACAGACGAATTATCTCAGCAATTAAAATTCAAGTacgaattataaaattatataaatataaaatttagaaattcatttcaaaattaaggattatctccctcatgcatagctcttatccttagacgaatttgactgcACTTTTTTTtaggcacgctgtttttggctataatagctctaaaacttcattgttatttcggatttcaaacatttcggttgagcatcactgaagagatattatttgtcgaaatgcgcatctggtgcatcaaaattggtaccgtataagttttacatctcagcaattaaaattcaaatacgAATTATCTCAACAATTAAAACTCACggtcaaaatatttcaacaagtGAAACTCACAGACGAATGATCTTAACCTGTACCTGACATCCATTCCATCTTAAGAAAAGTTTTCGGTTgattgtttttttcttctctatATTCATCTTTAGTATGATTAATGTCTTTCATTCTCTATTCCCCAGTACCTCTCATCATGGACTCTTTAATCTCGGAAAATCGGATTTAAATTTCCTCGTTACTGCCGCCTGTCTAGATTTTGCTTCATCTTTTCCTACTTTGACTCGGTGCCCAGGGGAAATAAACTACGTGCAAACCCTATTTTTTCAATGACAATGGAGTTTATGGAGAAACAGATAATACTTATAAAACTCTTTCAATGCACTTTTCCATCGATCTTGGTTATAGAGAGACTTACGAAGACCGAACAGAGACCAATATTACGATTTTGTGTCTGAATTAGTAGGgaaaatatttcctttattcAATCACGTGTCCTATACACGCGTGACTTTTTCTTGATTGAATACTCAAGTCTTAAAAGTTTTTACATAATTAAAGACTGTCTGTGGGCATAGGTGAAAATCCCCATtacattgattaaaaaaaattacttttgtcCTCGTCGCCCTTTTTGCCGATGATTTGTTGCTACTTTAAAGATACCAAACTAATTGGCAACTTCGTTTGATTTTACTCAGTACCCGTTTCTACGAGTTGCTATTAGTATCCATGTACTATAGAAACATGAAGTCGGTATTTTGAAATATAGGTTCACTAACACTTTGTGGTAAAGTTATTTCATTTCTGACTACGGCTCATGGGATAGTGTGGTacgaatgctggacaactcgccaccaagacaactcgccctcaagacaagtcgccccctcttaggacaagtcgcccccttctcttgagacaactcgcccccaatattatatataaatatattatcacattttatttttattttgtgtgtgtgtgtgttatttacacttttaatcctataaagatacgtctttttatttcatactttaacacgaatggtaaattctaatagaattatacacagatttgattattgcatttcagaaaaaattatatttttcataaatcaattggcaaggaaaattatatttactgatcttcgGGTAATTGATGAAATGTCTCcaatactgagaaaattttggggtttggggtgtgtgggtttttttgttggtttttttatcgatatagtatacaatgtacaaaagtgtaaaggtgaagcatgaatattctgatacatgtaattatcttttaatgcgtttctcaactaattcccgttgaaaaataataaaattccaattttagaaattgtataacggctttgctttactgattaaagtgattctttttacgcggggtgattctttttacgcggcgatttcaaagtgtaaagaactctgatgatgagtacctcataacgtttgaagtaaattttaaCAGCTTGggagaaatcaaacaattagatttaacaacagacgcagattattgataattatactacgtcagctgtagaccaagctaatactctccctataccaaacgctaacttgtttccgctgaaattatatattttacatgtacataaaagtgatgatgaatttactgaacccgaacactggattttcactaaaatctttcgtcttgcataaaaagacacgaagttcggtgtttatgtgaacacatcttattgtctgtgatgtatatactatctataagaaattcattaatttttgctaaaagacctcttggatttagaccaaaaataacaattgtaaacatgtattatatgtatgatatgaaggagCGAGAtatctcaagagagggggcgagttgtcccaaagagggggcgagttgtcttgagggcgagttgtcccgatgagggggcgagttgtcttgagggcgagttgtcttgggggcgagttgtcctgatacctgtggtacatgtataagaagtATGTTAGCACGTGGATCAATGCTACTCACAGTCTGTAAGTCAACGATCgtgtttgaatttttctttgttACACCTCCTAATGTTATATTctatcaatttcaattttaaaccaAGATACAGGTTAATACAAAGTACAAGAGAGTCTAAAGATTTCTAATGAAAAATTGTGACAGGTTAATAAAGACAAGCAGGTCCTGTAAACCAACAAAACGTCTTTGCCCTGTCtgtaaattattcatgaaaatgaaaaacattttgtatttaATGTCCTGCAGTTTACAGTAAACTTCGATTTGAATATGACGATATATTCAATTAACAACTTTGACCGCACAAAAGAATTTGATTTGTTAATCCTGAAGATTTTAAATTTGCAAAGCGTGTATGTAACCTTTTAAAAGACATGGACTTTAAAAACCGAAGGACTCTTATTGGTGTCTTTCATCCTGGTTATTAATATTAATTGTTTGTTTCGTATAATGTGGCTGTAGAACAACATGACAATATTAATGAATAATAATACTATATATTTTCCTTAACTTAACGAGACATTTTTGCCGTAGTTTTGCTTAACAATGGTAAACTTAAATGAGAAATACAGCAGTACCCCAACACACAATCATGGAAACACCAGTATGCAATTAGATTTTGGAACGCGTTTCACTATCCGCAATCCAATTGTGAACAGCATTCTGGAGAAAAATGGTGATAGTACCTATCGCACCTTCTAGAGATCCGCccctcatttttttttcatacacAGAGCATTACActtggtgaataaacatcgggtacGGAAACATCTAAAGTCCATACCCCGGGCCCTGAAATGTTGAGGGTAAGATATTAGTGGTCAACAACCACGACTGTGGAAAattctctcattctctctctctctctctctctctctctctctctctctctctctctctctttttaaTGAGATCCACCCGTCCCATTTATATTACACTTAGAGAATACACATCGGGTTCGGAAATATTTAAGACTCAATCCCTCGGGCTTGAAATATTAGTAGTCAACTGTTACGACTATGaaaaatggtgatggtactctctctctctctggcaatctgaactcctcgaatgtctcgcacactcgatctatgtcgagtgcgcgagacattcgaggagttccgattgctcTCTCTGGTAATGGAGATCAAGTGGGGATTAAGTAGTAGCATCACCATTTTTCACACTGGCGGGAGTTGCCCATTAATATCTTGACTATGAATATCTTTCCCTCAAAATTTCACGCCACGGATTAGGAGGTCTTCGATGTTTCCGTACCCGATGTTTGTATTGTGCATTTGATCACCCCAAATTACGTCACGATGACGATTTTGTAAGCATTTTTCAATTGatatttaaatccttctttcATCGTCGGCTAGGATGAAACTAGGAAATATTATTAGTTTTGTCGtaaatttttaatccatatGAAATTGTCCCGGGCGACTCGGGATGAGATGTTCAGTTTTACTGGTTTATctataccaaaaaaaaataaatgaaaacatcACAAATAGTCTCATATCCTTActttatttgaattttacaaCGCATGCGCATACTGTAGATGACTTGATTTCCATATATATGCTTTTGAGATTAACTATGAGTTACTCTTTTAGAAATTTGACAAGAAAATATCTGCAACGCAAAATAATTTTCCCCATAAAAGCCGGACAGAATTGACCAAAACCGTACCTACTTCTCTAGTCTACTTTTTATATAAACCCCCTaggaacacacacacacacgtccTCTACAGGAAACCCTATAGAACATTGTGTATATCATTGGTATCGACAAGTTCTTAAAGATTACATGTAAggttccctattgtggccccaacctcctccctgggggcatgatttttacaaaattgaatctgcactatgtcatgaagctttcatgtaaatgttaacttttctggacagtgatttttcatcagaagatttttaatgattttccctatatatttgttgattccctactgtggccccatcctacccccagggaccatgatttttgcaaacttcaatctgcactacgtcaggaagcttttgtacaaatgtaaacttctttagctGAATGGTTGttaaggagaaaatttttaaagatttttttctattcattagttatgtaaaactttgatcccctattgtcgcctcatcttaccacagggggtcatgattttcacaaacatgaatctgcacttaagtcagaaagctttcatgtaaatttcagctcttcttgagaatatttttaaatgaccccaccctatatttgcatgtttgtgattatatccccttaAAAGGGGGCATgtcccttcatttcaacaaacttgaaagtccttcacccaaggatgcttttggctaagtttggttataattggcctagtggttctggaaaagaagtcggaaatgtaaaaagtttacagacgacgggcaacaggcgatcagaaaacctcactcgagttttcagctcaggtgagctaataaaaagtATTACGGAAACACAATGTCtgtgtattttgaaatttagcGAAAATAATACAAGCGAGGGGAAAAGAGCGTAGATTACAGCAAATACTAATGACTGATTAAACGGTCTTGCTATTGATCTCTGTTTTCATTTCTTGGCTTGATCAAGGGTCATCGACTGTAAAATGTCGAGGGAAAAACAACGTATGGAGGATGATTGCTTGATGTGACGTAGATGTTTACGATGATAGCTAAAGCTCTCTACTTATTTTGCATAAATTCGATTTAGTTAATCTGATTTGTGCtgtgttgaaaatgaaaaagggGCTGGTATACATCAACCCTCAGTATACATCATGATTGTCTTTTCAGACGTTTGCAgtttaaacatttatttcaagGTTGTTTTTGGTATTGTTTACGCCATAGAAAGTTTGGTGCCTTGGAGCTTACGATGTTTAAACAAACTAATCTTACTTATTGAGTTAGTTGGTCCCAACCCGCCATAATTGGGAATTGTGACGTCAGCATTTTGGTCCAATAAGCTATAGCCCCGGAAAAATATTTCCAAAGTCAAATGGAGTCCGAAATCAGGTTTAGTCAAAATAAACATGTGGTTCTTAGATAGTGAATCAATATTCATGATATTAATCTAGTTATATTGAGTAGAATACATAGATCCGTGATGTTTTTTACTACGATTTTGAACACTTTTTACAAGATCTTGAAACGCTTTCTGTTGATTTTACTAACAATGGACCCCTCATGATATGTTGCACGTCACCAAATGAATTGTATAATTTGTGTTTTCGTGGTAGTCGTTCATTAATTGTACGTGTAACATTCTGATTCACACCTTTGTCTTTTCCAGGAATTTAtgtgaagaaaaagaaatcgaCTGCATTTTCTAGAAATAAATGAGGTTAACCTTTTTTCATTGTTCAGTATAAATAACCTGATAATAAATGCAATATTCACCATTACCTCGTTTAGTTAATCTTTAAGagtgtaaaaataattttttaaattttaattttatgattaaaattatttttgactACTGTTACCACATTTTGCATCACATCTTACAACCATATACTAGATATATTCATCTTTACAAATGGTTTCTAATAAGATCTTGTTAGATAAATTTAAACACACAAGTCACGTCgaaaatgaatttttcaaaattccttCATCTACAGGTACACGTACatacaagatacatgtaatcaaaacGGCAACATTTAAACGCCCACCGCATATATACGATATCCTTAATGGCCCGAAAAGTAAAAAAGGAAAAAGTACCGATTGTTATCTCAGTCTTTATTAGAGTTGTTTCTCAACTTACAAACAAAAGACATTACCGTaacaaatataacaaacaaatgcTAAATATTTTCCTCTGTGCCAAGGTACCACAAACTCAATCGTAAAGTGGTGCGGGAGATCGGAAATCTTCCAAAAGGATGTAGTCGATCCCACATTCACAGCAAACGAGATATATGATAGAAACATGACATCTATCGTAATAGCAGACATCATCGATATGTGCAGATAATGTAGTAGTTACATTATTCGTACACAAATATGAAGTCCGTTCATTGTTGAGAACATTGCTCCACATTCTTTTAACTCCATAACTCTCTACTCAACGAAAAATATACATTCAGTTCAGTTTTCAATGAAAACTTACgtacaaaataaattaaaaagttataataaatacatattgCACTGTCTCACAAGCGATGACTAGAAAAAGGTTACTATAATAGTAGATGAACAGCTTTTCACCAAACCCCTTTTAATATGGGATTAAGAGGAAAGGTTAATAGAGTTTAAAGCTGTAGTTTCACTCACAGCACCGAGCTATCGGCGGATTGTCAAATGAGAGGAGGGATTACATGTTAGTACAAAGACCCCGTGAGCATAGTAAAAATGCCAGTCATGGTATCACACAAAATATTAGTACCGTCACCCCACTCCAACCGCAGCGGATGAGCTGCGGCGTCATAGGTCATCGCTGGCGATCGACTGTGTCAAGTGGTCTAATAAGAACCCAATCGTCGATACTTTTACTACTTTGTTAGGGCCAATATTTATGGTCCATGGTTGCTTGTTACTTTTTTGGAATGATTCTGATGATGTAGCAGCACCACGAAGGTTGCGTCAAGTTTTTGCGTCACAGTGGTCATGTGATCTAGACACGGGAATTCTGTTTGATCGTCTTCTTGATTTTGGAAGATAATTTCTTAGACTTTCCGCCGAAACAACCCCAAAAAAGGCTGGGTTTGATAGGAGAGGACTCTTCGATGATGGGGGTTGATTTCTGGACGGGGACTTCTTTGCTCTCCTCTAAAGCCATAAACACCTCGGGGTCAGGAACGTCCACGATTCCAACACTGAAGAAATATTCCTCCGGTGGCCTCCAGTTGATTTCTAACTTTCTGACTGTCAACATCCTATCGAGATGATGTAGATAGTAACCTGaaacatacaaataaacaaaatttgatttGTGACGATTTCAAAGTGAACTGACATAGATATTATAAAACGATGGATTTTATCATTGATAGCGAACGACATATCTGGTTTACAAGTTTCGAATTAGTCTACCTTTATGATGGTATGGCTGGATGAAGACGCTGCCGTTTGATACGGAATGCATCACAAAGCAGCGCTCGTCTGGAGACTGGTTGTCCACCGGTGTATCTGATTGGCGGACCGCTAGCTGGCGGTCTGATGTCACGGAGAGATAAAGGTTCCCACGACTGTGTAGGCGGAATGTGCAGAATTCTGTAGATGTTTCTCCGTCTTCGACTGTGTGTTTTGTCTGACGAAATAtgtctgaaaaagaaaataattcatgaCATTATTTATGTTGTCTGATGAAATTTAATTGACagtttcgggggggggggggggggggggggggggagttgaGGTTAAAGAAATAAGCCAGCTATTCTGTCTAAGCATTGTACTAGGATAGCGATATTCTAACTATTCATAGTATTAGAATTCTCTTTCCTAACCTCTTACGGACACATATTTCACACGAGTTCTTCTGCATCCCTTATAagtacacattttgttttaccatGTACATATATTCTCAAAGAATGCCTTTTGGTTCTTAACTAATCTCATAAGATATATGTAATTTCCTACGGGTTTTTTTAAGATATGATTGTTAACATGTAAAGCTTATGTATCGTGGTCGTGAAATTCCCATTCATGTCAAGGGACAGTGGCAATAAATTAAGACATGCCGCGCCGCGGTGCCGCAAAAATCGAAGACTATATAGTCAACAGAGATGTGTGAGAAAGTTTCTGGTCTGGATCAGCTGACCAGTAAACGGTGATTTCGCAATATTTACCATAAGATAGGACTACTTCCGATGCCTTTACATTCTTTGTGGTTAAACACAGGTGgaatttatcatacaatttatGAATCGTCCTTGCGCTAGGATAGTTTATGTGGCATTTATTAATTAGCTTTAGCATAATTAATATGATTCTgtaacacatatacatgtattctccAAAGGTTTTCCGGAATCTTTAGTTTTCCTcctatttattttacttttgacAGAACCACCTTTCTCTAATCATGAAATAGTATTTCATTTATCTTCCCTTCTCTCACGATTGGACAAATCCTACTTTTTTAGAACAAGAGAAATTAATTTACAACCATTTTTCCTTCTAATTAGTATCTTTGGAAGTTAAATCAAATTATATCATAATAACGCCTACACTACAACTCAATACTAGTAAGTAAATTCATAccgtttaaataaaaaaacatgaTATGCCTAAACACTTACAAATACTCTATATTAATAGTGTTATAAATATAACTTCTAAACGGAAAGTGGGTGAAACATGTTATATTTAGACTACAGAAAATATAGAAGTGGCGATATGTATAGATTTCCTTCCTTCTTCACAGGACAAGTAAATACTACATGTTAgacatgtacacgtacatccgagaacacaattatattttttctttcgcTTTTCAAAGAATACGAGATAACGACATGTCAGTACACAATGTAACAATAAACAATCCGTCAATATCAAACAAGATCTTCTTCATTACAGggacaaacatcaaacaaaattttcttcAGTAGACTTGAGCAACAACACCAAGATCTTGTGATTCATTGGAGTATTgaatgattatatattgtttaacgtcacgctcgagaatttttcactcatatgaaaacgtcaccattgccggtgaagggcttcaaaatttaggtctatgctcagcgcttatggcctttgagcagggagggatctttatcgcaccacatctgctgtgacacggggtctcggtttttgcggactcatccccatttagtcgcctgataggacaagcaaggggtactgtggacctattctattctaacccggatccccacggaatgaTTCAGTAACTAGAACTCACTTGAGTTGTTAGGGTCCTCGACGTCTCCAAGATAAATGCGGTTCAATTCCTCACATAAGCTGACCACATAGCCATCTTTTGTTTCTACTGTGACGTTAGAATTGTCTTTTTGTGCTGAATTTCTTCTTGTGACGCTTTctgttaaaaaagaaaagtaaTTTTTACATGTGTGTCATGGTATGGtatttcaatcaattttcaaaatattcaaatcaGAGCATaaataactttaatttttttttttaaatttaccacTGTAACTTGATTTTGATGAAGATTTGGTGCTGCCTCCACTTTTCTTTGcctaaaatatacaaaattaaaatgcaagTAATGAACTGTATGACATGATGTAACATTCAGTATCATGTACTTGTAATCCTTAAAAGTGACAGGGGGCATTCTCAAAATTGCGAGCATTGtagatttttaattttagaaaatGTCAGCGTGGGGTGACGCGCTCAGCACAATGTAATCAACAGACGTGTTATTAATTAACAAAGCCTATTCCACTATTCCGACACAACAAGTGCGCTGTCTGCAAACCCATGGGGGTCGCTCTGGTGAAATTGTATACACTACAGGGGTTATACTGTGAATGAACACACTGACAAAATTACATAGGATATATGACAACCGCAAAAACCGtgttcaatttcaaaacaaataccACGCGTTCACCTCTCGtcaatattaatgacaaaataCTGGGTGCATTTAAAAGGACACATTGCCtaacatttctttctttttttcttttttaaaaagatatatatttatagatcTCTGTTGCCAATAAGTGAAGTATCCTTGCACAGGTAAGCTACTAAACAAAGATCACATATTTATCTTcttaaaaatctaaaaataagCATGATGATATATGTAAAAGAGGACAATTTCGTCACAATGCTGCAATACTTTCtctggacatttttttttttttttccttat
Coding sequences:
- the LOC125658496 gene encoding uncharacterized protein LOC125658496; the protein is MILSSVNFVKTNNRQQKSHFDFSDFIIGKIKEDQDRQDGCNKCGSPQHAKKSGGSTKSSSKSSYSESVTRRNSAQKDNSNVTVETKDGYVVSLCEELNRIYLGDVEDPNNSNIFRQTKHTVEDGETSTEFCTFRLHSRGNLYLSVTSDRQLAVRQSDTPVDNQSPDERCFVMHSVSNGSVFIQPYHHKGYYLHHLDRMLTVRKLEINWRPPEEYFFSVGIVDVPDPEVFMALEESKEVPVQKSTPIIEESSPIKPSLFWGCFGGKSKKLSSKIKKTIKQNSRV